The Glycine max cultivar Williams 82 chromosome 3, Glycine_max_v4.0, whole genome shotgun sequence sequence NNNNNNNNNNNNNNNNNNNNNNNNNNNNNNNNNNNNNNNNNNNNNNNNNNNNNNNNNNNNNNNNNNNNNNNNNNNNNNNNNNNNNNNNNNNNNNNNNNNNNNNNNNNNNNNNNNNNNNNNNNNNNNNNNNNNNNNNNNNNNNNNNNNNNNNNNNNNNNNNNNNNNNNNNNNNNNNNNNNNNNNNNNNNNNNNNNNNNNNNNNNNNNNNNNNNNNNNNNNNNNNNNNNNNNNNNNNNNNNNNNNNNNNNNNNNNNNNNNNNNNNNNNNNNNNNNNNNNNNNNNNNNNNNNNNNNNNNNNNNNNNNNNNNNNNNNNNNNNNNNNNNNNNNNNNNNNNNNNNNNNNNNNNNNNNNNNNNNNNNNNNNNNNNNNNNNNNNNNNNNNNNNNNNNNNNNNNNNNNNNNNNNNNNNNNNNAAGAGTtgtctttgaggttctattattattgttaaattcagttcagttctttttcctcttcactaattactctgaatttgttgctattaattcatgcatgcttagtgcttgattaattgtctttgcgcttattttacgttcatgcttaatgatcgtttatgagtaattggtgtatgtgatgcttaatcacataatgaatgccttatgttgaatttcgcttagtaatttaatttagggttggattaagtggttgaactgaataaggataaattctcgcaacctaggataagagacttgcttgtgaatcaaggggaagcaacgtatttaaattatgatattttctaattaaattttactcgctgtttaatttacaaaagcaaacaaccccccccccccctaatttgttactatttcctactatctattatgaacatttgatttatcattgctcgttgggaaatgacctaagatcatttcctagttactacattttaatatttatttgattcaggtacgaCCTCAATCACCTTCTaggcccaaagatgataagggaagACAATataaaagcaaccccctaaggctagtatgaaAGAGAAAACTaactctataaagtgctttaaatgtcttggaagaggacacgtTACTTCTAAATGCCCCACcatgaaaaccatgattatgaggggccaagacatttatagtagccaagatgaggctactacttcaccttcctctagtggaagtgaagaagcaaaaggggaagaatctagtgaagaaatctacccccaagaagaaggacaacctttaatggttaaggtggagtgtaaggaggtaagtgtctcctccaagaggtttgctaaaaaggaaagtcatttttcaataaataaaaaaattaaagaaacttcctctcttagacaacctccacatcttctcctttgtaaaaagacacttgttagcactgccacacctcttgggcttgaggttattcctcaagtaaagaagttgttggatgaggattTGGTTCGTAAaaacttaaatccttgtgctttgttggtgcctaaattaggtattattaggcacccaacatcttcatgattcgtgtacatagggactcattaggtgggtttgttcttatttattgttttaatacaaaattaggtgctcatatgggacaccttaggtttgtcgtacttttttgtaggaataatcaacatgaaaatacagtaAAAGGTACATTTTACTGCATtgctttccttaactttttaaattgtgatcaaggggttcctatGGACCCtgagagaataaaggtcattcctgattggcccactccacaaagtataagggaaatctagggcttccatgacttaacaaacttttacaaaaggtttgtcccatatttttctatacttgtagcaccactcattgagttggtgaggaaccatgttccctcatgggaaaatgcccaggaaaggggttttcagactttaccctactctaacatacccaacaccattaatatatatgtttttattctttttacaggtgtcgagggaaggagcctAGAGTATCAAGAAcatcgggatttgaggtcaaatcctttccaagggggAGGGGCTTGATGAAAGCttgcttgtgaagcttctatggaggctagatctttgagcttcaatgagttCCTTAAAtagtgattttccaccatggagatgcagcggaagataaaggagaagaggtgagaggaggcgccatccacaagggaataagccatggaagaaaaagcttcaccaccaagagagtggcttggataagaagcttagagaggaagcttcaatggaggaaaagaaagagagagagaaagagaggaggGGGAGAACGAAATTGAAGaaggaaaagagggagagaagttgaactttgaagtgtgtctcataagactctcactcatcaaagttacaacaagtgttacacatgcttctatttatagcctaggtagcttccttgagaagcttccttgagaagctagagcttagctacacaaaccttctaataactaagctcacctccttgagaaacttcctagagaagctagagcttagctacacacatccctctaatagctaagctcacctccttgagatgagaagctagagcttagctacacacaccccttataatagctaagctcactcccatgccaaaatacatgaaaatacaaaaagtccctactacaaagactactcaaaatgccctgaaatacaaggctaaaaccctatattactagaatggccaaaatacaaggtccaaatgaagggaaaacctattctaatatttacaaagaagagtggacccaaccttggcccatgggctcaaaaatctactccgaggttcatgagaaccctaaggccttctttagcaactctagcccaatcctcttggagtcttctatcaaTACCCTTGAGGAGTAGGTGTTAGTCGTCatttatgactaacttttgtattgaaaagaattatgaaatttatgtcttttccccaatttatagttctttttgtaggtttatacatatttttatgctttgtttaatttttatgcagtagatattcccttcattatgaattaatgtgttttcaatttcagtttcaggtgaaaagatgaagaataagAAGGTTGCAGTagttggtgtctcgctaagcgaggcatatgcgcttagcgagcaacATCCGCTAAGCAAGACATCAGCCACGCATgcacgcgcttagcgcgccatCAGCTCGCCCGTCGTGCCTGACTCGCttagccaaaaatcactaactcACGCTTAGCACAAGaatggcgctaagcgagccttcaagGACAGAAAGCCCTTAAAAGCTGAAGTTAGTGAGAAAAGGGGGAGGCGAGAGTCTTTAGCTTTTGGAAGAATAGAGATATACGTGAGAGACGCAACAGGGCAAGGGAGCACAAAAAACCTTAGCTTTCAAGAGGATTCTAGGTTTTAGAGTGATTtctaggttcctagaggtggaggagacaccCCCACCACTGCGTAATCTGAATTTTGCTTCCAAAACCCCCTATTATAACTGAAAGGTGATAACTTGCCATGGAAGGCTAAAGCTTCTGTTGGGAATTTCTGCTGAGCCTTGATATAAAAActctttactatctatttaatgttgttttgatgtgttcattgcttctatctgtatttaattattgcatgcttgtggACTGATCACTCAtgtgtgtgtaaagttaggatttttagcattggaaaatgtttggAATCCTTAGAACTAGATAGAGCAGCGCTAGATAACTGTATGTCTGGACACGGAGTGCAgggatttagtttttaatatgctATAATCATAATGCAATTCgtttaggctaagttcaacgAGACATCCGAGAACGAGGTTTAAATAGAATTAGTCCATTCACGCGAGGAATCGGTGTTTGGTGTATTTtccctcagcatagaacacagaaacaaccttaaatagagaaaaaaccTTTAATTGCATCGAGTTACTCAGTAGAAGGACCCAATGTTTTAATCATCTGTTTATCTCTCGATTTACATAgttaatgatgcaatcctatacCCCAAgtgcattggatagaagactccaagaagattgggccaaagatgcaagagaagaccctagggttctcatgagccttagggtagatttcgggcccatgggctaagtatgagcccacttatatttgtacatattagattaaggtttcattaattttggaccttgtatttagggctccataatgtagggtaccctagaaatgtaggattttccaacccttgtattttagggcacctagactagtttttgtattaggggtagttttgtaatttcacatgcattaagtgaatatttgatgtgtgtgttgagaaataaattgaattgaattgggagaatcccaatccaattaaattttagagggggaggtcagtatttgcttgctacaccccattgccacatcatatagtcacactttgtgtatgtccttcatgctttacatgcctcatgacacctaagcacacttagtggagaatcttggacttgatcttggattagtgggctgaaccatatctaaaattcactaatcataattagtgaaattttggctccacaaattcaatttcaaattcaagtgaaatttgaatagaaattcaaattttcctttagttttgtgtgacacttagactataaatagaggctatgtgtgtgaatttttacaactttgatcatttgaaaattaaactttagatttcagagctcttttagagcacaaaattttgtgctcttctattcctctcccttcattcatctccttcttcctccaagctcttatacatggcctcctatggtggtgagcttcttctagactcatcttctccttgaagtggcatctcctctctctcttccttctccattctgctaccattcatcttccaagaagcaaaggaatccattgatgaagaatatcctaggcctacaagctccaatggagcttacatcagttaattttgtagttatctTTAGAATTGCAACTATATCCTGTGTTTATTTCCATTTCATGATTTTATATAAATGTCTACTTATTGAATGAAAGCTTTTCCGAATGAAACAAACTCCCTATgatttgatactcggttcttaccattttatattacttgtgactCAGTACACTTGCTGATAGATTTCGCATTTGTCAAAGAGCGAACAATTTTTTCGCGCCGTTGCCAGGGAGTTTCTTTCCATTTAGGAAAGTTTAGTTTAGTTTGTAGGCAttgattctttattcttttattaatttttgtgtgaatagttagttcaaaatttatttttctcttggaTTGGTTAATCGCTGCTCTTGCTAGTGCTTTGTATGCGAGGTAAATCTTCTGCAAGTGATTTAGTTCAATTGGATTTGGAAATTGAAGCCAATTGTAGGAGGAACAACacagaaagaagaaggaaaatactacaGGACAGGACAACACAACCAATTCCAGAGGAACCTCAATCTTCTGAGTCGTCTTCTATTTTTCTAGAACCAAGGGAACCTGAATTAGGTGCATCCATGGCTTATATCATGGCTGGAGATCAACCTAGGAGGGTTACTCTTGAAGATTATTCTAGCTCATCTGTGCCACAGTTCTTCGCAAGTATTGCATGGCCGGAAGTTCAAGCACCCAATATTACTTACCCTCATTCTTTGATACAGTTAATACAAGGAAATTTATTTCATGGCTTACCGAATGAAGACCCATATACACACATGGCCACTTACATTGAGATTTGTAATACAGTCAAAATTGCTGGTGTTCCTGAGGATGCTGTGCGGCTGAGTTTGCTCTCATTCTCACTGCCTGGAGAAGCAAAAAGATGGCTACATTCGTTTAAAGGTAACAGTCTTACGACTTGGGATGAAgtggttgaaatttttttgaagaaatattttcctGAGTCCAAGACAGCAAAAGGAAAGGCAGCCATCTCTTCCTTCCATCAGTTTTTGGATGAGTCTTTAAGTGAAGCATTAGAAAGATTCCGTAGCTTGCTGCGGAGAACACCGACTCACGAATTTTCATAACCAATTTAGCTAAATATCTTTATTGACGGGTTAAGGCTGTAGTCCAAGCAGCTGTTGGACGCTTCTGTTGGGGgaaaaatcaagttgaagacCCCGAAAGAGGCCATGGAACtaattgaaaatatggctgcaagtGATCATGCCATACTGCGTGATCGGACTCACATTCCCAGAAAATGAAGTCTGTTGGAGCTTTCCTCTCAGGATGCACttttggcacaaaacaagttatTGTCCAAGCAGCTTGAGACATTAACAGAAACATTGAGTAAGTTGCCTAATCAATTTCATGTTAATCAACCTTCACATTCAGCTGTTTTGTAGGTCGGAGGTTGCAGCATATGTGAAGGAGCTCACGAGTCTGGACGTTGTATTCCCCTAGATGACACAACACAAGAGGTGAATTACATGGGGGGGAGGGGACCAGCCCAAGCCAAATTTTCATGCAAGTGGATATTCAGGTTTTTAGCATGGTTCAAATTATAACCAGCAACAAGGGCAGTGGAGGTCCCATCTGGGAaatcaattcaacaaggacCAGGGTGGACCATTTAATAGGCCTCAGCAACAAGTGCCTAGCCTCTATGACAGAACaactaagctggaggagacaCTGGCTCAATTTATGTAGGTCACAATGTCAAACCACAAGAGCACAGAGTCTGCCATCAAAAACCTTGAAATCCAAGTGGGACAGTTGGCAAAATAGTTAGCAGAAAACTCTTCTAGCACTTTTGGAGCAAACACTaagaagaatccaaaaaaagaaTGCAAAGCTGTTATGACCAGAGGCAGAAAGGCAACCATGGTTAGGGATGAGGGAAGAATTAGTGATGACCAAGAGCTAGTGattgaagaaggagaagaagagaaggaaaaagaagaaaaccagATGAGggagaacaaaataaatgagaatgagaaagaaataaatggagaaggaaaagaaaaagaaaaagaagaaaaagagaaaaatgaaaaagagaaggaaagagAGGGAGTAAGAAAGACCAAGAGTGAGCTTGCAcgtgagaagaagaaagaggctaTTCCATGTATAGGGAAAGAGGTGCCATATCATTTAGTACCAtcaaagaaagacaaggagTAACAATTAGCTCGGTTCCTTgacatcttcaagaaattggagataacAATTCCCTTTGGAGAAGCCCTGCAGCAAATGCCACTCTATACAAAGTTTTTGAAAGATCTGTTAACCAAGAATAGCAAGTACATTCACAGTGATAATATTGTTGTGGAGGGAAATTGCAGTGCAGTGATTCAAAGAATCCTTCCACCAAAGCACAAAGATCTTGGGAGTGTCACAATTCCCTGCTCTATTGGTTCTGTGTCTGTTGGAAAAGCTCTCATTAATTTGGGGGCTAGTATAAActtgatgccactctccatgtgtagGAGACTTGGAGAGTTGGAGATTATGCCAACAAGGATGAAACTACAGCTTGCAGATAGATCTATTACCAAACCTTATGGAGTGATTAAAGATGTTCTGGttagagtaaaacattttacttTCCCTGCAGATTTTGTGGTCGTGGATATTAAAGATGACACTGAAATTCCCTTGATCTTGGGATGTCCCTTCATGTTAACCGCTAGTTGCATGGTGGATATGGGAAAGAAAAAGCTGGAAATGGGTATAGTTGATCAGAAGATCaactttgatttgtttgatgaAGAAAAACCTTTGCTCGACCAGAATGTCTGTTCAAAGGTAAATGAAGGATGGAAGGAGATGGTTCAGAAGGTTGGAACCAAATTTGATCCAGATCCATGAAGTaagatgcgtcaagctaatgacgttaaacgagcgcttactgggaggcaacccaaccctttttaatttcatgttcaCTGCATATAGTTAGGATTACTTATTTGTGATTGCTTGAATCATCAGCATGTTTTGCATTTTGATATGAGGTTGATTAAGCTTCTCTGGAGTTGTGGAtggaaaaataacttagaaaatttttcagTCATCCACTCGCTCAACGTGTTTCAAGCGCTAAGCGAATCATTATGCATGTGCTGAGCGAGTCAtctctcgcgctaagcgcatcaaCCCATACTCATTGACTGATGGGGCCTTGCTAAGCGAGCCCTAtgtgctaagcccaaaaacctctctggaatttcatattttggatttgggctaagcgagtcatctCACTAAGCACACAACTTCATCTCGCTAAGCGCcccagtgcgctaagcgcaatttccTCTTTGTTTGGACCTTCATGTGAATTGGGCCAAGCGGGtcagctcgctaagcccaaatccCTCTCAGGTTTGGAATTGTGCTAAGCGAGACCATCTCACTAAGAGAGCCCCACTACTGCATTAGGAAGCATTTAATTCGCTAAGCCGGCACATGGCCCGCTAAGCGAAAGTTGCAGACCAATCAGAGCTGCAgctctcgctaagcgcatatccTTCGGGCTAAGCCCAAATCCTTCTcgggttttctaatttttgaatTGGGCTGAGCGAGTCTACCCGCTAAGCGCGTGAATTTGAAATCTAAAAACTCAAACGTCATTGAGTGCTCGCTTAGGGAGTGGCCCACGCTAAGCGAGGCAGTCGAAATTGCCAAAAAAAAGGCTTTACTGCCTTAGGCAGTTACATTTTCTGCACTTACAAAATTCTCACTCTTAGCATTTTAAGCACTACTCTGCATTGCACTTCATTGCACTCTCTGCTTCATTTGCTTCCTCTGTGCTTCTTCTCActgcaatccaagtaagtttcttttactttgcattttaattttttgttttgaacctTAGGTTAGAAGCTATGCCTTAgtctttttaaagttttaattttgtctTGATTTAATTGTTGTTTGGTTAGTTTCTAGACAGTATGCtgttagtggtttattttcgCACATAATGTATGTTGTGTTGTTGTGAATAGATTGGGTTTTGAGGCCTAATAAGGGCCTGTGGTAGGGGGCTGAAAAGCCCcaatttttttggaattttttatgttcttgctaagcgagcctgctcgctaagcgagttcatcaatttctattgatttttgggtttttagatgaactcgctaagccgacCTTGTCCCGTTAAGCATGTTCATCATTTTTGTATGAATGTTTGAATGTCTGTATGAACTCACTAAGCCGACATGCCACGCTTAGCGAGTTGTGTTGCTTGAGTCAGAGTCTAAGAGGCTTTTGGTCTTCTCTTAGTGGCTAAGTgagtcagtctcgctaagccaCTTAGCCTCTGTTAGTGAATAAGcctgggctaagcgagtcagtctcgctaagcccaaagCATATTTAGTTTTCTTAGTttttgttcatgcgctaagcgcgtCAGTCTCACTATGCGcaatttc is a genomic window containing:
- the LOC102664753 gene encoding uncharacterized protein → MPLYTKFLKDLLTKNSKYIHSDNIVVEGNCSAVIQRILPPKHKDLGSVTIPCSIGSVSVGKALINLGASINLMPLSMCRRLGELEIMPTRMKLQLADRSITKPYGVIKDVLVRVKHFTFPADFVVVDIKDDTEIPLILGCPFMLTASCMVDMGKKKLEMGIVDQKINFDLFDEEKPLLDQNVCSKVNEGWKEMVQKVGTKFDPDP